GTAGCGTCCTACGAGGATTGAAGATCGGGAAAATGTATTAGACAATGTCATCAAACCTGATGTAGACATAAAACAAGGTATGTGTGATATTCACAGTACTTGGTTCTTCTCGTGATACACTTCAAGCTTTTAATGCGTGTTTCATTAAAGCAGAAGAATGCAACAATTACAATAGTGATTATTATGCACAAAGAAAGACAAAGAAAACGATAAACGCTGCTAATGGTGATGTCCATGATGTTGATATACAAAATGGTATGCATAATATATAGAATGACTATCATTATATTCTGATCCAAAATCCAATTAGACATTTATAACTGATCCAAAGTCGGGCAGGTCTCATAGGAAACCCAATGCTTTTACCTTACGATGCACACCTCAGACACCTGCCTATGAGCCGATGGACATTAAAAGACAGTGTTATTGGTACTGGAGATGTTTACCCAGCTGTACAAAGTTCAGCTATATCTCGATTAAGGTCTGACCTTAAATTTCTTTTCATTATACTTACTAATGCTGACTAAATTAGATACAGGTCAAAATGGGCCTTTAAGATAGGGTCAGTTAGGTCTTAGTGGGGTTGATGCAGTCATTTTCTGTATTCCTTTAGTTTTTGTATGGAGATAGATACATATATCAGACGTTTAGCGATAATAGCAGTGTACTTCGAAAACTACAAAAAATCAACTTACTACTAGTATCAATTTCTTACAAATCATCACAACCATAAATGAATTCTGGTGCTTGTATAAGTAAAAATATGAAAGCGTATTTTTGCCAATTTCCAAAGTACATTAAAACATCaacataaaacaaaatgttTTGTGCAATTAACCTTCcataacaaaatcaatttattaATCCATAAATCAAATGTAATCTTTGTTATATAATGAGTTATGATGATGTAACGGGCCAACAAaattattatgatgattatgtttttttttaatcacatcATCATGAATTCAAAGAAGGTCAGGAAAAGTTTTAGTGGGTCACCCTAACTCAATTCGACATGTTAAATTCCTAAGCAGTTTTTAGTGTTAAAACTTTTTGGATCCATTGGATATGTTTTTCTGCGCAAACTATTTGACAAAATAAATAGGCCCAAGTTGACATAGTTCTGTCCATTTGGGATAAAGTGTTCATTTTCTATTGCTAAATATGTATGTTCAAGGTTAAACTTAATGTTTTGTTCTTCCTAGTTATCAGCGGTTCTCTGATCATGCGATGAATAATTGCACAAAATATGAAAGCATACACAAACAGAGCGAGActacaaaagaaagaaaaagtctAGAAGCAACAGTCCAAGTTGCCGTGACTGTACCTATGGTAAATCCTCTACAATCATATTTACCCCTTATATGtctaatatatagtttttatacgAGTTTTTACTGTTTCAATAATCATCTTCTGCAACGATTTGCATAAAGCTTATAGCTTCTTGGGGTGTTAGGTAGGAGGGTATCATAGAGAAtagaaatgtaatagagaatgaaattATTGAGTAAGAGAATAAACATTTGGAAAGATAATAGCTTATGTCGTTTGGTACAAGAGAAATAcacaattttaattaataattaaaattaatacatattaGAAAAAAATGCGCTTTTTCATTCTCTACTATATATAGAGAATGGAGAAAATGGGAATCATTCCCACTTCTCCATTTGCATTTGCATTTTTTGGTGCAACCAAACAAGGGAAGTCTTTTTTATTCTCTTTctcccctttccattccatcgTATCAAAATCCCCTTAACATATAGTAACCCTTGGACCATGTGTACTGCTTGTTCTTGATTAACATAAAAGTTAGAAGTGGCAAATGGACCCGAGTTGGGTTAGGTTATTGATCAAAAAGGTGTATTTGGTTAAATAAACTTTCTACGTATATAACCAATTATAGAGGTTTCTTCTatagtttagttttttattcACCCATTAGAGTTTAAACGAACTATTAATAAGTAAATTGGTCGAATATACCGCCTCAAATAGATATCAGTTCACTTTTAATATGACCGGGCTACCCTAATAATCATTGAATTTAGTTAGATTGATCGAATATACTGCCTCAAATAGATATCAGTTCACTTTTAATATGATCAGGCTACCCTAATAAACATTGGATTTATTTTCTTGAGAGGCATCAATGTTTTCTCTAAGTTTCTTACGTGCCTTTAAATAAAACAGATACCTGGTATACATGAtgacatttaaataaaaatgctTCAGATGACCTTGTCTAGCTTATTCTTTAACAAAGCATCACTAACCAAATATTACTTTTACATCGGTGGCTTTTACTATTTCGGTAACAGAGCTTGCCCCCTGgtaaattttatcaaattttatatataatcaatagtATACACTTTACATGTGATGATGAGACTCCCACTCATATAATGTAATAGTAAGAGAATATTGAGGATCCTCATTGACTCTTTAACAATCAAGAAAACAATGCAAGGAAccaaaattataatcaaaaaAACGTAAGAGAAGctaaatgttaaaaatttacTTGAGTCTTGAGCAATTCGTTGAATATTGGTCGTTAAAAGCACAGATAAAAAGGTCCTACATGGAAGCTGTAGCCTCAGGTCACTGGATTCAAATTGTAGAGTGCTATCCACTACACCATAGAATTAAGCATTTACTTGTGTTGACAATACCAATATACGATTTAATAATGTCTGAATGTCTCATGATGTTTATAAATCGTTTAGATATTCTATGGTCACCTAGAATTGGGGAATTTTCTGAAAGTGCATTCTAGATGAGATTGATATTTCCTTCTTTTCATTATCTTTTGAGTTTACATTCTGCTGTGTAATCAACTACTCACTGACTTCCTAGTATGTGTTTTACAATTTGCAATGAAGACCTTAGGTGATGACACGATAGTTGATGTGGATATAGAAAAAGGTATGtctaatatatatagaattattttgtttttcttgtggtTTACTTAAAACTCCTAATGCATATTTCTCGAAAAAATATTGTTGCAGAAAAACGAAAAAGATACCATCGTGAATATTATGCACGACGAAAGAAGAGGAAAATGAGCAATGTTGCTAATGATGATGTCTCCCATGATATAGAtaaaaacaaaggtatctgTAATATTTAAAATGTATATCATGACATATTTGATATCTATGTTTTTGTATCGTACTAACTTACAAAATATATTTCATAATAAGATTTTGCTGTAGAAAGACGAAAAGAGTATAATAAAGAATATTATGCACGACAGAAGAAATTAAGAGAAGTAAATGCTAAAGGAAATACTGAATCATGGCAATATCCAAGAATAAACAATTCATTACATTCTGCAAAGAAATGTGCAATGAGGGCAGTGACCTTAATTACAAATAAGACAACATCGAGTGATATGGGCGAATTTAATACTCAAGAAACTCATGTAAGGGCAGATAAAGCTGCTCAAAATACATCATGTTATTCGGCTGAACTCAATACTGAAGAACCTCATGTAAGGGCGAACGAAGATGCTCAAAAAGTATTGTGTGATATGGGTCAACTCAATACCAAAGAAACCCAGGCAAGTGCATCAGACAATGCTTCTCAAAGGAGGAAAGTTTACAATAGAGCTTATTATCTACGAAATAAGGAGAACAAAATTAGAGCAGGTGTTAACAAACCGGAAGGTTGTCAAACATTGAGTAGTACTGCAACGACCATTACGGTGTTGAATATTACTGGTAAAGAAAGAGTGACCCAAGTAATGTTTGGACTTGACTGACTCGTGAAAACTTGAATGCCAAAGTTAGGTTGACCAACATTAGAAGGGCATGTTTGGCTTAGCTTATTTTTTTGAGCTTATACTTTCTAGCAAAAAAGCTTATTTTGGCTGAGCTATATGTCCTTTGCAAAAAAGAATTCGGCTAATGCAATTATTGCTAAGCTGGTTCTCGCCGCAATAACTTATTTTCTATGGCAAGAACGAAACACAAGACTTTTTCAACCGAAGAAGAGATCAGTTCAACAATTAGTTGAAGTTATTGATGCTATGGTGCATTTAAAACTGCTTTCTTTTCGTTTCAAGATCACAGGAAGCATCAGAACTATTTTGGATACTTGGAAGCTGCCTTGCATAGTCTTGTGATTGTTCATGACATTGTTCATGTCATCCTTTGTAGTATGACAGTGGCATGTCGTTGCTGACATAGGTTGTTGCCTTATGCTTGTTTTGTACTAAGTTGCATTGacatttaacttcattttatggtATACACAATCTAACAAGGGCATATAACATCCTCTtaaccaaaatataaaaaaaaaaaatctctgtAAAAGCTGTATATCtttggtttttgaaaattaaGCTATTTGGATAAAAGACAATCTTATAAGTAGGCTCTTACTAAACCCTCTGAATAAGCTAAGCCAAACAAATTCTAAGCTATGGTCTGCTTTGGATTATTTTAATTACTAACCAAATCATCAGTCGAGTGACCGGAAGCTCTATTTTTCGTACTCTAGAGTCTAGATCTAGTTTGAAAGGTTacatattatatagttttacGCTTCTTGAATCTTGATGACGGCAGTCACGATTTTGCATTTTCCTACTTTAATTACTTATGATTATGAAAATATAAGTAAACATTCTATCTTAAATATGTCATTTATGTTAATCCATCATTAGATGGAGtggtacccgttaccaatgcAGCTTGGGCACATATGTGAAGTAGGGCAGAGACACGGGTTCAATCCTTGGGGATGCCCAAATCATGTGGGTATTAAGTGAAAGTATTTTACCGGCGTCATAACCCTTTAAGGTAGAATGATGGGGATCAAATGTGGTTCCGGAGGTAGGGTGTCCtcctttactttttttttttctttctttcaatgtCTCACTTCCCTGATTGAGTATTGTAATGTTGTGTACTTGTGTGTCGTTATTTTAACTATATCAGGTTAACTTTTGTTATCATTCCCAGGACATCTCGCTCTCCCTGCGATATCAACAACACACAATATTACTACGAGCATCATTTGttaatcatatttaattatttttcttagtCCTAGCTTTTTACTTATATCTTTCACCATGATTGAATAATTGATAAAATATCACTCAACTTTTTATGGATGGTGTTAGCTTTATTTTTAGTTGCATGTCATAGTTCTTATTCTTAGGATTTTGATGTATGAATATATGTATCTACAGTAGCCACTCAGTACATATAAGACAAACAATGATACGTAGCTATATAActattactcgtatttaataGACATTTGTTGAAACTGACTAACAAACAACAATATGTGTTACTTCTTAGCAACAGGTTTCAGACAAAAAGCATTATTATCACATATTAACTTAAGTTGGTCTAAAATAATAGGTCAACAAACAACGTGTTTATTTTAATCTTCAGCGATTGATGTAAAACATGAATCACACAAAACAAATAGCATAAATCTTGAGTAAGGATAAATGTTTTGTATAGAGTTCAAGATTTACTCTCCGGCGACAAGAAAGGAAAGTTATGTGCATCGGCCTGACCTCAAAACTTTTCATTTAAAATGCATTAcaagatgaaaaaaaatatcatatcatcaattcatcatatTAAATGAACAaggaatatatataaactagcaTTATACCCGGCAAATAGCCAGGGATaacaaacatatttataaaaaggtaaaatataaTGCTGAAATAGACCAATCTATAAAGATCATGTCAgttgatataatttttaatttgttcacccaatagaaaataaaaaacaatgctaaaatagaaaaatatatatatatatatcaactcaACAATAGatatttaaaatgtaaaatataaaataaagttattgttattaaatataaaccaatacataaaatgttatttattaacaaaaataataataataatatttatggGCCTAATTTTAACCCTACGtgctttaaagtttaaactctAATCCTCATATGGGCCTTACTTTAAGTACTTAAACCCAAGATTTTAATTACaaccaagaaaacaaaaaaaaaatggattgtTGGAAGACGCAatcttataaataaagaaaaacaactaAACCAATCCTCCTAAATTTATACATCTCCTCCTCTATTAGAGGAGTAGTTCAGCTGATGTCACAAAATAGGAGCTGTCAAATAGATAGATAGGTCACGTTAATTTTTGAGGTTATTGGATGATGAAATTGATGTGTATTTGAAGGTGTTTGAACTATGTCAAAAAGTTACTTTTCGTATTTTTGAAAGAATATGGTGGGCCTTTTGACCAGAATATGGGAGAGAGAGGTAGGGTCTAGccaattttctttattttctttctctGCATCTTGTGTATAAAAATTAGGCggttgttttgaaatttgaat
The Erigeron canadensis isolate Cc75 chromosome 2, C_canadensis_v1, whole genome shotgun sequence DNA segment above includes these coding regions:
- the LOC122589268 gene encoding uncharacterized protein LOC122589268 gives rise to the protein MVGLQQTPIPSDDSLTTSSFGGLSSKASLQAKLSNYSDLKWAGSDKTICNPMLLPYDVHVGHPPMSQLTLKDCVIGAGDVSTAVQTSAISRLRPQSVSAAASNNCIKCESIDNQNETTKERKCLEATAQRPTRIEDRENVLDNVIKPDVDIKQEECNNYNSDYYAQRKTKKTINAANGDVHDVDIQNGLIGNPMLLPYDAHLRHLPMSRWTLKDSVIGTGDVYPAVQSSAISRLSYQRFSDHAMNNCTKYESIHKQSETTKERKSLEATVQVAVTVPMTLGDDTIVDVDIEKEKRKRYHREYYARRKKRKMSNVANDDVSHDIDKNKDFAVERRKEYNKEYYARQKKLREVNAKGNTESWQYPRINNSLHSAKKCAMRAVTLITNKTTSSDMGEFNTQETHVRADKAAQNTSCYSAELNTEEPHVRANEDAQKVLCDMGQLNTKETQASASDNASQRRKVYNRAYYLRNKENKIRAGVNKPEGCQTLSSTATTITVLNITGKERVTQVMFGLD